The genomic interval TGAACATCATCACCTCTGAAATTATATATCCAAGCTATATCATCTAGACTTGAGATAATATTATAGTCTGCATTTTTTTCTTTTAAACTTGCTCTTATTTCTTTTACTTTTTCCTTATATGATTTTCCTGTATATTTATCTTCTAAAATAAATATCTTTTCAGCTGCTAAATCTGGTCTTTTTTTCCAAACTTCTGCTAATAAATCAAAATCAACAATCTTAAAATTTTTCTTTGAAAGAATTTCATTCACATCAGAAGATAAAAGTATCTTTGCATCTATTCCTATTTTTGAATTTTCTGCTAACTTAGAAACTATATATTCTTTATATGTAGGAACACCAGGATTACCTTGTTTAAATAATTTTATTTCACTACCTTTTAATTGATTTTCAGCTTGGATATGATATCTTCCATCTGTCCATAGGCAAGCCTCATCATTGAATATAACTAAAATTCCTGCTGAACCTGTAAAACCTGATAAATACTCTCTTCCTTGAAAATAGCCACCTATATATTCACTTTGATGATAGTCAGAACTTGTTACAATATAGGCATCTACTTTGTGTTTCTTCATACTTTTTCTAGCTTCTTCAATTCTTTTGTTGATTTCCATTCTAAGCTCCCTCCAATTTAATGAATCTTCTTTTATTCCACTGTTACAGATTTTGCAAGATTTCTAGGTTTATCCACATCAAAACCTTTTTCTAATGATGTATAGTAAGCTAAATATTGTAGAGCAACAACTGCAAGAACAGGACTTAATAATTCTCCACTATCTTTGATTTGAATTACGTCATCTACAACTTCAGGAACTAAACTTCCTTCTTTACAAACTCCAACAACATAAGCTCCTCTAGCCTTAACTTCTTTTATATTTGATACAACTTTTTCATCCATTTCTAAGTTAGTAGAGATGGCAACAACTAAAACTCCTTGTTCTATAAGGGCTATACTTCCATGTTTTAACTCCCCTGCAGCAAGAGCTTCAGTGTGAATGTAGTTGATTTCCTTCATCTTTAAGCTACCTTCTCTAGCAACTTTTTCATCTATTCCTCTACCAAGATAGAAACCATTTTTTACATCTTTTATTCTTTTAGCAATTTCATGTATCTTTTCTTTTTCTGTTATAAGTCCACTTATATTTTCTTTTAATAAAGTAATATCAGAAATATATTTTACATAATCTTTTTCTTCTAATTTTCCAAGTTTTGCTCCCATATATAGAGATAATAGATATAGAACTAAAACTTGTGAACTATATGCTTTTGTAGAAGCAACTGAAATTTCAGGTCCTGCAAGAGTATAGATAACATTGTCAGCTTCTCTTGTTATTGTTGAACCTAGAACATTAGATATTGCTAAAGTTTTTGCTCCTTTTTCCTTTGCATATTTCATTGACATTAAAGTATCAATAGTTTCTCCTGATTGACTTACAAAAATAGCTAGAGTCTTATCAGTTATTACAGGATCATTGTATCTAAATTCAGAAGCTATATCTGTAAATACATCTATTCCCAATAATTTTTTCATAAAATATTGACCTTGTAAACCTGCATAATAAGCTGTTCCACAAGCAACTATATAAATTCTATCTATATTATGTAAATTTATTCCTTCTAATTGTTCATCAAAATTTGCATTCTTTTCTTTATCTGTGTAAACATTTAAAGTCTTTTCAATAATTTCAGGTTGCTCTTCAATTTCTTTTATCATAAAGTGAGCATAACCACCTTTTGAAGCTTGTTCAAAGTTCCATTCAACTTTCTTAACTTCTCTTTTTACCTCTTTTTCATCTTTATCATAGATAGTAACATTATCTTTTGTTACTAAAGCAACATCTCCATCTTCGAGATAAATGATATCTCTTGTATATTTCAATATAGCTGACACATCTGAAGCTATAAAATTTTGATGTTCTCCAAGTCCAACAATTAAAGGACTATGACTTCTACAACAAATCATTCTATCAGGGAAATCTTTATGAATTATAGCGAAAGCATAAGTTCCTCTTATTCTTTTTAAAACTTTTTTAAGAGTTGAATATAAATCTCCATCATATAGTTTTGAGAATAGTTGAGCAACTACTTCTGAGTCTGTATCTGAACTAAATTTTACACCTTGTTCTAATAATTCTTTTTTGATTTCTACATAGTTTTCAATAATTCCATTGTGTATAAGTGCAACATCTCTGTTTTCACTATAGTGGGGGTGAGCATTTCTATCTGTAGGTACTCCATGAGTTGCCCATCTAGTATGACCTATCCCTGTACAAGAAAGAACTTCAAATTGTTTCATATGATTTCTTAAATTATCTAATTTTCCTTCTTTCTTTTCTATTTGTATCCCTTTATCAGTTACAAAGGCAATTCCTGCTGAATCATATCCTCTGTATTCAACCTTTTCAAGTCCTTCTAATAGAACCTCCACCGCATTCGTGTTAGTTCCTGAATATCCAATTATTCCACACATATTAAACCTCCTAAAAATTTTCATTATAAAATAGGAGACTGTTACAATTATTTCTTTGTTACATAGATCACTCTATGTTTTTGTTAATAATGGTTGTAACCACCTTTGAAATATCCGCCGAAAATTCGATAATTTCAATCCTCGTCAACTCAAAAATAGAGTTCTGGCGCTTCTTTTACATAAATCTCCTATCTTAAATTATATTATAGTTTGAATAATTTAGCAAGTTTTTATATAATTTAGAAAATAAAAAGGACCACTTAAAAGTAGTCCTAAAAATGTTTATAATTTAATATGGTGCCTGAGGCGGGACTTGAACCCGCACACTCCGAAGAATTCCAGATTTTGAGTCTGGTGCGTCTACCAATTCCACCACTCAGGCAATTTCTGGCGCACCTGGCAGGAGTCGAACCCACAACCCTCTGATCCGTAGTCAGATGCTCTATCCAATTGAGCCACAGATGCATATTGAATACCTTATAAGAATACCATATTATTTTTTTTATGTCAATCTAAAAATAAGAGTTGTACATTTTATATCATGTACAACTCTCCTATTTAAAGACTATTTTTCATCCACAAAACCTAATTCTTTTGCTCTATGACAAGCAAAGAAGTGAGCCTCTCCAACTTTTTCTAATTTTGGAGACTCTTTTGAACAGATTTCTGTAGCATAAACACATCTTTTTGCAAATCTACAACCAACTCCTGGATTGATAGGTGAAGTGATTTCTCCTTCAAGCTTAATTCTTTCCATTTTCTTTCTGATATTAATTGTAGGTATTGCTGATAATAAAGCCTTAGTATAAGGGTGAATAGGATTCTTGAATAAGTCCTTTGATGGAGCTTTTTCAACAAGTTCTCCCAAATACATAACTGCTATATCATTTGAGAAATATTTTACAACTGATAGGTCATGTGTTATGAACATATATGTTAAACCTAATTTTTCTTGTAAATCTTTCATCAAGTTTAAAACTTGTGCTTGGATAGACACGTCAAGAGCTGATACTGGTTCATCACAAACTATGAATTTAGGGTTTAAAGCTAGGGCTCTAGCTATACCTATTCTTTGTCTTCTTCCTCCATCAAGTTCGTGAGGATAAGTATTAACAAGTCTTTGGCTCAAACCAACTGTATCCATT from Fusobacterium pseudoperiodonticum carries:
- the glmS gene encoding glutamine--fructose-6-phosphate transaminase (isomerizing); this translates as MCGIIGYSGTNTNAVEVLLEGLEKVEYRGYDSAGIAFVTDKGIQIEKKEGKLDNLRNHMKQFEVLSCTGIGHTRWATHGVPTDRNAHPHYSENRDVALIHNGIIENYVEIKKELLEQGVKFSSDTDSEVVAQLFSKLYDGDLYSTLKKVLKRIRGTYAFAIIHKDFPDRMICCRSHSPLIVGLGEHQNFIASDVSAILKYTRDIIYLEDGDVALVTKDNVTIYDKDEKEVKREVKKVEWNFEQASKGGYAHFMIKEIEEQPEIIEKTLNVYTDKEKNANFDEQLEGINLHNIDRIYIVACGTAYYAGLQGQYFMKKLLGIDVFTDIASEFRYNDPVITDKTLAIFVSQSGETIDTLMSMKYAKEKGAKTLAISNVLGSTITREADNVIYTLAGPEISVASTKAYSSQVLVLYLLSLYMGAKLGKLEEKDYVKYISDITLLKENISGLITEKEKIHEIAKRIKDVKNGFYLGRGIDEKVAREGSLKMKEINYIHTEALAAGELKHGSIALIEQGVLVVAISTNLEMDEKVVSNIKEVKARGAYVVGVCKEGSLVPEVVDDVIQIKDSGELLSPVLAVVALQYLAYYTSLEKGFDVDKPRNLAKSVTVE
- a CDS encoding ABC transporter ATP-binding protein, whose protein sequence is MSKVLLEVKNLKKYFQTPKGQLHAVDNVNFAIEEGKTLGVVGESGCGKSTTGRTILRLLEATDGEIIFEGKNIRDYSKAEMKKLREEMQIIFQDPFASLNPRMTVSEIIAEPLIIHNKCKTKEELNNRVKELMDTVGLSQRLVNTYPHELDGGRRQRIGIARALALNPKFIVCDEPVSALDVSIQAQVLNLMKDLQEKLGLTYMFITHDLSVVKYFSNDIAVMYLGELVEKAPSKDLFKNPIHPYTKALLSAIPTINIRKKMERIKLEGEITSPINPGVGCRFAKRCVYATEICSKESPKLEKVGEAHFFACHRAKELGFVDEK